Proteins from a genomic interval of Gossypium hirsutum isolate 1008001.06 chromosome A09, Gossypium_hirsutum_v2.1, whole genome shotgun sequence:
- the LOC107930354 gene encoding U-box domain-containing protein 9-like — MAETGESSLAKEKEPSSMAETGDSLAASGEEPSSIDETGESSLAKETEPYSMAETGESPAAAGEEPSSMTETGESLLAKEKEPSSIAETGESPAVAGEEPSSMAKTGKSSLATGKDPSSMAETGESPAAAGEEPSSMTEKGKSPAANGKEQSSMAETGDSSSSVTGEVRELKKELQSVVRKILEEDDDDDNRIDTIGESIRILSRLREMKLNQPAVIGMDDDKGKAVLPPKQDGDSSMSSPSLVMGNPFVSVSNQALKWMKSNEAKLKSQEMMDASRLLANLHLERLSGSFSDKVRAARELSKLTKSQPAYRAIFAELPDSITKLLGPLLSEDYYDPELEQDLSYRVSKLKMKQDLMEIVLDISTDDNNKQHMAEHPSVIPLLDRTLYTGTMETTRTAAMTLVSLLSLESNKFIIGKSTIPAALLRFVDIEDAAAAILSLCTVHENIAKFNKLGAIKVMSQKIDEGILVDQLLAILAVLSSRQDVFFEYEDVDAFRRLVEHRRNISSQRAENTGSASAAIPCFTRR; from the exons ATGGCTGAAACAGGGGAGTCATCATTAGCAAAAGAGAAAGAACCATCTTCAATGGCTGAAACAGGGGATTCACTGGCAGCTTCAGGGGAAGAACCATCTTCAATAGATGAAACAGGGGAGTCATCATTAGCAAAAGAAACAGAACCATATTCAATGGCTGAAACAGGGGAGTCACCGGCAGCGGCAGGGGAAGAACCATCTTCAATGACTGAAACAGGGGAGTCATTATTAGCAAAAGAGAAAGAACCATCTTCAATAGCTGAAACAGGGGAGTCACCGGCAGTGGCAGGGGAAGAACCATCTTCAATGGCTAAAACAGGGAAGTCATCATTAGCAACAGGGAAAGATCCATCTTCAATGGCTGAAACAGGGGAGTCACCAGCGGCAGCAGGGGAAGAACCATCTTCAATGACTGAAAAAGGGAAGTCACCAGCAGCAAACGGGAAAGAACAATCTTCAATGGCTGAAACAGGGGATTCATCATCATCAGTAACAGGGGAAGTAAGGGAATTAAAGAAAGAACTTCAAAGCGTTGTAAGAAAGAttcttgaagaagatgatgatgatgacaatAGAATTGATACAATAGGCGAATCCATAAGAATCTTGTCTCGTTTAAGAGAGATGAAGTTGAATCAACCTGCTGTTATTGGAATGGATGATGATAAAGGTAAAGCAGTATTGCCACCTAAGCAAGACGGCGACTCTTCTATGTCATCTCCATCACTCGTCATGGGTAATCCCTTTGTTTCGGTTTCAAACCAG GCGCTGAAGTGGATGAAATCGAATGAAGCTAAACTAAAAAGCCAAGAGATGATGGACGCGAGTCGACTTTTGGCAAACCTGCACCTTGAAAGGCTGTCTGGTTCATTTTCTGATAAGGTGAGGGCTGCTAGAGAGCTTagcaaactgacaaagtcacaACCAGCATACAGGGCAATTTTTGCCGAGCTCCCGGACAGCATCACGAAATTACTCGGTCCGTTATTGTCCGAGGACTATTACGATCCCGAACTCGAGCAAGATTTGAGCTACAGAGTTTCCAAACTCAAAATGAAGCAAGATTTGATGGAAATAGTTTTAGACATTTCAACCGATGACAACAATAAGCAACATATGGCGGAACATCCTAGTGTCATCCCTTTGCTTGATCGCACTCTTTATACTGGAACCATGGAAACAACGAGAACTGCTGCAATGACTCTGGTATCGTTATTGTCACTCGAATCGAACAAGTTCATCATCGGAAAATCCACCATTCCCGCGGCTTTGCTTCGATTTGTAGACATAGAGGATGCTGCCGCAGCTATTCTCAGCCTCTGTACTGTACATGAGAACATAGCAAAGTTTAATAAATTAGGGGCAATCAAGGTTATGTCGCAGAAGATTGATGAAGGTATACTTGTTGATCAGCTATTGGCGATTCTTGCAGTTCTATCTTCACGTCAAGACGTCTTTTTTGAATATGAGGATGTTGATGCTTTCCGACGCTTGGTTGAGCACAGAAGAAATATCAGTTCCCAACGTGCTGAAAACACCGGCAGTGCTAGTGCCGCCATACCTTGCTTCACGCGTAGATGA
- the LOC107930295 gene encoding serine/threonine-protein phosphatase alpha-2 isoform, giving the protein MDARVLDGIINRLLEVRGKPGKLVQLSESEIRQLCLVSKDIFSRQPVLLELEAPIKICGDIHGQYSDLLRLFEIGGFPPHVNYLFLGDYVDRGKQSLETICLLLAYKVKYPEKVFLLRGNHECASVNRIYGFYDECKRRFNVRLWKVFTDCFNCLPVAALVDEKIFCMHGGLSPELRSMDQIRKIKRPTDVPDSGLMCDLLWSDPCKDILGWGPNDRGVSYVFGSDRVIDCLKRLHLDIICRAHQVVEDGYEFFANRQLITIFSAPNYCGEFDNAAAMMSVDESLTCSFQIIKAADKKPKFGFGTLASTKSSITPTRIKEQWPEQEEEEGCHLM; this is encoded by the exons ATGGATGCTCGTGTTCTTGATGGTATAATCAATAGGTTGCTTGAAGTTAGAGGTAAACCAGGGAAGCTAGTCCAGCTTTCTGAGTCTGAAATAAGGCAGCTTTGTCTTGTTTCTAAAGATATCTTTTCCAGGCAGCCTGTTCTTTTAGAGCTTGAAGCACCTATTAAGATTTGCG GAGACATTCATGGTCAGTATTCTGATCTCCTGAGGCTATTCGAGATTGGTGGTTTCCCTCCTCATGTCAATTACTTATTCTTGGGGGATTACGTAGATCGTGGAAAACAAAGCCTCGAAACGATATGCCTTCTCCTTGCATACAAAGTCAAATATCCCGAAAAAGTTTTCCTTCTAAGGGGCAACCACGAATGTGCTTCAGTGAACCGCATCTACGGATTTTATGACGAGTGCAAACGAAGATTCAATGTCCGGCTTTGGAAAGTGTTCACTGATTGTTTTAACTGCCTGCCTGTGGCAGCTCTGGTTGATGAAAAAATATTCTGCATGCATGGTGGACTTTCACCAGAGCTCCGTAGCATGGACCAGATTAGAAAGATAAAGAGGCCTACTGATGTTCCAGACTCTGGCTTAATGTGTGATCTACTATGGTCTGATCCTTGTAAAGACATTCTGGGATGGGGTCCTAATGATCGGGGAGTTTCCTATGTGTTTGGTTCCGACAGGGTGATCGATTGTCTCAAGAGGCTCCATCTTGATATCATATGTCGAGCACACCAG GTGGTTGAAGATGGATATGAATTCTTTGCTAACAGGCAACTTATAACCATATTTTCAGCACCAAATTACTGCGGCGAGTTCGACAATGCTGCTGCCATGATGAGCGTGGATGAGTCTTTAACTTGTTCTTTCCAGATAATAAAGGCTGCAGATAAGAAACCGAAGTTTGGGTTTGGAACCTTAGCTTCAACCAAGTCTTCCATTACTCCTACTAGAATCAAG GAGCAATGGCCGGAGCAGGAGGAAGAAGAGGGGTGTCATTTGATGTGA
- the LOC107930344 gene encoding U-box domain-containing protein 9, producing MAETWESSAAKGKEPYSMAETGESSSAKGKEPSSMAETGESSSTKGKESSSMAETGEPSAAAREVRELKKELQMVVTMILEDEDDNGIDILSESIRILSRLREMKLNRSAIIGMDTKIQSVLNELINNTVSSPPLIMGDPFVSVSTEALDWMKSNEAELKSQEMMEKSRDLVNMLLHKLYCSFSDAKEAAQELKMVTKSQPACRAVFAEIPDSIKRLLGPISVTVYRSKFQLQEDLIKTVLNISTDDINKQHMGEHPIVIHVLTRALYYGTTETKRSAAMALVSLLSLESNKFIIGKSMAPTALLQLVRVGDPLAKIDAASAILSLCTVYQNIAEFNKLGAVQIVLRKIGRGVLVDRLLRILAVLSSRQDTVFRDEEVDAFRRLIEHRRHTSSRHAEDICSAAMWFFTRR from the exons ATGGCTGAAACATGGGAGTCATCAGCAGCAAAAGGGAAAGAACCATATTCTATGGCTGAAACAGGGGAGTCATCATCAGCAAAAGGGAAAGAACCATCTTCTATGGCTGAAACAGGGGAGTCATCATCAACAAAAGGGAAGGAATCATCTTCAATGGCTGAAACAGGGGAGCCATCAGCAGCTGCAAGGGAAGTAAGGGAGTTAAAGAAAGAACTTCAGATGGTAGTAACAATGATTCTTGAAGATGAAGATGACAATGGAATTGATATACTAAGCGAATCTATAAGAATCTTGTCTCGTTTAAGAGAGATGAAGTTGAATCGATCTGCTATTATTGGAATGGATACTAAAATTCAGTCAGTCTTGAATGAGCTAATCAACAATACTGTTTCATCTCCACCACTCATTATGGGTGATCCCTTTGTCTCGGTTTCAACCGAG GCCCTAGACTGGATGAAGTCGAATGAAGCTGAACTAAAAAGCCAAGAGATGATGGAGAAGAGTCGAGATTTAGTAAACATGTTGCTTCACAAGTTGTATTGTTCATTTTCTGATGCGAAGGAAGCTGCTCAAGAGCTTAAAATGGTGACAAAGTCACAACCAGCATGCAGGGCAGTTTTTGCTGAGATCCCGGACAGTATCAAGAGATTGCTCGGTCCAATATCGGTCACCGTGTACCGTTCCAAATTCCAGCTCCAAGAAGATTTGATCAAAACAGTTTTAAACATTTCAACCGATGACATCAATAAACAACATATGGGGGAACATCCTATTGTCATCCATGTGCTTACTCGAGCTCTTTACTATGGTACCACTGAAACAAAGAGAAGTGCTGCAATGGCTCTCGTATCGCTATTGTCACTCGAATCGAACAAGTTCATCATCGGAAAATCCATGGCTCCCACGGCTTTGCTCCAACTCGTACGAGTAGGGGATCCGTTGGCAAAGATTGATGCTGCTTCAGCTATACTCAGCCTTTGTACTGTATATCAGAACATAGCAGAGTTTAATAAATTAGGGGCAGTGCAGATTGTGTTGCGGAAGATCGGTAGAGGTGTACTTGTTGATAGGCTACTGAGGATTCTTGCAGTTTTATCTTCACGTCAAGACACCGTTTTTAGAGATGAGGAAGTTGATGCTTTCCGACGGTTGATTGAGCATAGAAGACATACCAGTTCCAGACATGCTGAAGACATCTGCAGTGCCGCCATGTGGTTCTTCACGCGCAGATGA